The following coding sequences are from one Pseudomonas oryzae window:
- a CDS encoding LysR family transcriptional regulator, producing the protein MNTNQSNQLLPLMASFVRVVESGSFSAAARLQGGSPSALSRQIAQLEQALGLRLLERTTRRLQLSAAGAEVFERCREMLVAAEAAVAVGERLMSHPRGQVRLSVPKAFGKYLVAPLLADFLARHPEVDVSLNLSDRTPDLIAEGFDLIVCITDQPPPNLAGRPLCQVLQLLCASPEYLAEHGEPQHPDELVRHRCLYLDERPDDHRWHFARAGEQCVVAVRGRLASNHSEVRLNGALNHLGIACLPQFTAAQALADGRLRQVLADWRYTGSYQGTAWVLYPPNRHLPPKLRVLIDFLAERLADPGAARQRR; encoded by the coding sequence ATGAACACGAATCAGAGCAACCAGTTGCTGCCGCTGATGGCCAGCTTCGTCCGCGTGGTGGAAAGCGGCAGCTTCTCCGCCGCGGCCCGCCTGCAGGGCGGCAGCCCGTCGGCGCTGAGCCGGCAGATCGCCCAGCTGGAGCAGGCGCTCGGCCTGCGCCTGCTGGAGCGCACCACCCGCCGCCTGCAGCTGAGCGCCGCCGGGGCGGAGGTGTTCGAGCGCTGCCGGGAGATGCTGGTCGCCGCCGAGGCGGCGGTGGCGGTCGGCGAGCGGCTGATGAGCCATCCGCGCGGCCAGGTGCGCCTGTCGGTGCCCAAGGCGTTCGGCAAGTATCTGGTGGCGCCGCTGCTGGCCGACTTCCTCGCCCGCCATCCCGAGGTAGATGTCAGTCTCAACCTCAGCGACCGCACCCCGGACCTGATCGCAGAGGGCTTCGACCTGATCGTCTGCATCACCGACCAGCCGCCGCCGAACCTCGCCGGCCGGCCGCTGTGCCAGGTGCTGCAGCTGCTCTGCGCCAGCCCGGAGTATCTGGCCGAGCATGGCGAACCGCAGCATCCGGACGAGCTGGTGCGCCACCGGTGCCTGTACCTGGACGAGCGCCCAGACGACCATCGCTGGCACTTCGCCCGTGCCGGCGAGCAGTGCGTGGTGGCGGTGCGCGGCCGGCTGGCGAGCAACCACAGCGAGGTGCGCCTGAACGGCGCGCTGAATCACCTCGGCATCGCCTGCCTGCCGCAGTTCACCGCCGCCCAGGCGCTGGCCGACGGTCGCCTGCGGCAGGTGCTGGCGGACTGGCGCTATACCGGCTCCTACCAGGGCACCGCCTGGGTGCTCTATCCGCCCAACCGCCACCTGCCACCGAAGCTGCGGGTGCTGATCGACTTTCTCGCCGAGCGGCTGGCCGACCCCGGGGCGGCGCGCCAGCGACGATAA